One genomic segment of Gemmatimonadota bacterium includes these proteins:
- a CDS encoding sigma-70 family RNA polymerase sigma factor, with protein MRRPMDLSDEELVARAREGDRPAFARLVERHSVSVFNMTLRIVGNREDAEEAAQDVFVRAYRSLDRFRGDSRFSTWLYRIAVNVSLSSARRSRRDLSTTSLSEPEDDEDGLPMQLPDPSADPAERFEQAEFRDQVRNMVAALPPIYSAVISMYHMQSLSYDEIAEALELPIGTVKARLFRARAALRKLIYRSIEPDTLS; from the coding sequence ATGAGGCGACCCATGGATTTGAGCGATGAGGAGCTCGTCGCAAGGGCCCGGGAGGGAGACCGGCCGGCCTTCGCCCGTCTCGTCGAGCGGCACAGCGTTTCCGTGTTCAACATGACGTTGCGGATCGTCGGGAACCGGGAAGACGCGGAAGAGGCCGCGCAGGACGTTTTCGTCCGCGCTTACAGAAGTCTCGACCGGTTTCGCGGGGATTCCAGGTTCTCTACGTGGCTTTACCGCATCGCCGTAAACGTGAGCCTGAGTTCGGCGCGCCGTTCCCGGCGGGATCTGTCCACGACTTCCCTTTCGGAGCCTGAGGACGACGAAGACGGATTGCCGATGCAGTTGCCGGATCCGTCGGCGGACCCCGCGGAACGGTTCGAGCAGGCTGAATTCAGGGATCAGGTAAGAAACATGGTGGCGGCGCTTCCGCCTATTTACAGCGCGGTGATTTCGATGTATCATATGCAAAGCCTGTCATACGATGAGATCGCGGAAGCGCTGGAACTGCCGATCGGCACCGTCAAGGCCCGGCTGTTCCGCGCCCGCGCCGCATTGCGGAAACTGATCTACCGGTCCATCGAGCCCGATACGCTGAGTTAG
- a CDS encoding PspC domain-containing protein — MEFFKHRRLYRLNEGKKIFGVCNGLADAFNLDPTLMRIGFFIAFLFSIGTVTLIYLFMAFIMPEGRPELPAEDR, encoded by the coding sequence ATGGAGTTCTTCAAACATCGACGGCTGTACAGGCTGAATGAAGGCAAGAAGATCTTCGGCGTTTGCAACGGCCTTGCGGATGCCTTCAACCTGGACCCCACACTGATGCGTATCGGGTTCTTCATCGCCTTTCTGTTTTCCATTGGAACGGTAACGCTGATCTACCTCTTCATGGCCTTCATCATGCCCGAGGGACGTCCCGAGCTTCCCGCAGAAGACAGATAG
- the surE gene encoding 5'/3'-nucleotidase SurE, translated as MKLIVTNDDGIEAPGLLTLEGLASQWGDVVVVAPAEVQSGAAHQLTNNQPIRVDELGSRRYRVWGTPADCARLAVNQLATDGDWVLSGINDGGNLGVDVYESGTVAAAREAAIHGCKAMALSHYTADGRKIDWPLAAERLRPVLERLLREDPEPGVFYNVNLPHPDHHESRLEVKSTPVDTSPFRITFTPTDNGYLHTGIYHERHREPGSDIDQCFSGHISLSKIRV; from the coding sequence GTGAAATTGATTGTCACCAACGACGACGGCATCGAGGCACCGGGTCTGCTGACGCTCGAGGGCCTGGCGTCGCAGTGGGGTGACGTGGTCGTGGTCGCCCCGGCGGAAGTACAGTCGGGCGCGGCACACCAGTTGACCAACAACCAGCCCATTCGCGTAGATGAACTCGGGAGCCGCCGGTACAGGGTCTGGGGCACGCCCGCCGACTGTGCGCGCCTGGCGGTCAACCAGCTTGCGACCGACGGGGACTGGGTGTTGTCCGGTATCAACGACGGGGGCAATCTCGGGGTGGACGTCTACGAATCCGGCACGGTGGCCGCCGCCAGAGAGGCCGCCATCCACGGCTGCAAGGCCATGGCGCTGTCCCATTACACGGCGGACGGCCGGAAGATCGACTGGCCTCTGGCCGCGGAACGACTGCGGCCGGTCCTGGAACGCCTGCTGCGCGAGGACCCGGAACCCGGGGTTTTCTACAACGTCAACCTCCCCCACCCGGATCACCACGAATCCCGCCTGGAGGTCAAATCCACTCCGGTGGACACGAGTCCCTTCCGTATCACGTTCACGCCGACCGATAACGGTTACCTGCATACAGGGATCTATCACGAACGGCACCGGGAGCCCGGTTCCGATATCGACCAGTGCTTCAGCGGTCATATCTCCCTGTCGAAGATCCGGGTCTGA
- a CDS encoding sulfotransferase — MPIITIIGRGHSGTRAMSHTLYTSGVYMGRTINASGDKVPPHDLYDACRIFAKYVRWAGGTSWDFSKTLEMDIDPEFVEKVEAYLADVLENGDPFRGWKLPETTLIYPWIVRMFPDIRYIHWIRDPRDGILARHRTDDLGDFGIARPDTADIRRQRAISWLYQYRLMKATPAPGHLVTIRFEDFVLKQEETLRRLEAYLGIPLSRIVVRPEAVGRWKKAEGALPMDLLGEALAELGYEV; from the coding sequence ATGCCCATCATTACCATTATTGGCCGGGGGCACTCCGGCACGCGGGCCATGTCCCACACGCTCTACACGAGCGGTGTCTACATGGGCCGGACGATCAACGCCTCGGGCGACAAGGTGCCACCGCACGACCTGTATGACGCCTGCCGTATCTTCGCGAAGTACGTCCGGTGGGCCGGCGGCACTTCCTGGGATTTCTCGAAGACGCTGGAGATGGACATCGACCCGGAATTCGTGGAGAAGGTGGAAGCCTACCTGGCGGACGTGCTGGAAAACGGGGATCCTTTCCGCGGATGGAAACTGCCGGAAACCACGCTCATTTATCCGTGGATCGTCCGCATGTTTCCCGATATCCGGTACATTCACTGGATCCGGGATCCGAGGGACGGCATCCTCGCCCGGCACAGGACGGACGATCTCGGTGACTTCGGCATCGCCCGTCCAGACACGGCGGACATCAGGCGGCAGCGGGCGATTTCATGGCTGTACCAGTACCGGCTCATGAAGGCGACGCCGGCGCCCGGCCACCTCGTGACCATCCGGTTCGAAGACTTCGTATTGAAACAGGAAGAGACCCTTCGCCGGCTTGAAGCCTATCTCGGCATCCCCCTGAGCCGTATCGTCGTGCGGCCCGAAGCGGTGGGGCGGTGGAAGAAGGCCGAAGGCGCGCTCCCGATGGACCTGCTGGGCGAAGCGCTGGCCGAGCTGGGATACGAGGTCTGA
- a CDS encoding aminotransferase class V-fold PLP-dependent enzyme, which produces MFTSISEPQTQPIDPGDQAYWSQVRSQFILEPGHAYLNNAALGMPPKPVRDAVAAGFRLMSENPSKAKRDFHNYIESELRPAMAGFLGAETGEIALARNATEGLYHIVNGLDLAPGDGVLMTTQEHPSAVRPWKVRAERYGIEVREVHIPSPLVGADDILERISASIDGRTKVLFFCHVTRGGYLYPVGSLCAMARENGLVSAVDGAQAVGMLDVDLAEVGSDLYTNSLHKWFLGPAGTGFLHVTRAMQPAFSTLYAPAAEPGGDARSYEIQGTYDLPVRAALGTALDFLNRIGIGNIERRLRMLSDYLRKALLEVPGLRLLTSLSHDISSPGSTIFEFDGIDAARWRGPMEEEAHLHVDDHDRDGHRGLRISTHYYNTTDEIDRCVDKLKELARREGR; this is translated from the coding sequence ATGTTTACTTCCATTTCCGAACCGCAGACCCAGCCCATCGATCCCGGTGACCAGGCCTACTGGTCCCAGGTCCGGTCCCAGTTCATCCTGGAACCGGGCCACGCCTATCTGAACAACGCCGCCCTGGGCATGCCACCCAAGCCCGTTCGGGATGCCGTCGCCGCGGGATTCCGCCTGATGTCCGAGAACCCGTCGAAGGCCAAGCGGGATTTCCACAACTACATCGAGTCCGAGCTCAGGCCGGCCATGGCGGGTTTCCTGGGTGCGGAGACGGGTGAAATCGCCCTGGCGCGCAATGCGACCGAGGGACTCTATCATATAGTCAACGGACTGGACCTGGCGCCGGGGGACGGGGTCCTGATGACCACGCAGGAGCATCCCAGCGCGGTGCGGCCCTGGAAGGTAAGGGCGGAACGATACGGTATCGAGGTCCGGGAAGTCCATATCCCCAGCCCGCTGGTGGGAGCGGACGACATCCTTGAGCGTATCTCCGCGTCGATCGACGGGCGGACGAAAGTGCTCTTCTTCTGTCACGTCACCCGGGGCGGTTACCTGTATCCGGTCGGAAGTCTCTGCGCCATGGCCAGGGAGAACGGGCTGGTATCGGCCGTCGACGGCGCCCAGGCGGTGGGTATGCTGGACGTCGACCTGGCCGAGGTCGGCAGCGACCTGTATACCAACAGCCTGCACAAGTGGTTCCTCGGTCCCGCCGGCACGGGATTCCTCCATGTCACCCGCGCCATGCAGCCCGCCTTCAGCACCCTCTACGCACCCGCGGCCGAACCCGGCGGCGACGCGCGCAGTTACGAAATACAGGGGACCTACGACCTGCCCGTGCGCGCGGCTCTAGGCACCGCCCTGGATTTCCTGAACCGCATCGGAATAGGCAATATCGAGCGGCGCCTGCGCATGCTGTCGGACTACCTGAGAAAGGCTCTCCTGGAGGTCCCCGGGCTGCGGCTGCTCACCAGCCTGTCCCACGACATCTCGTCTCCGGGTTCCACCATCTTCGAATTCGACGGGATCGACGCGGCGCGGTGGCGCGGGCCCATGGAGGAGGAAGCGCATCTCCACGTGGACGACCACGACCGGGACGGCCACAGGGGCCTCCGTATCTCCACTCACTACTACAACACGACAGACGAAATCGACCGGTGCGTCGACAAGCTGAAGGAACTGGCACGGCGGGAGGGACGTTAA
- a CDS encoding SH3 domain-containing protein has product MRADGLPVSASKPDRRPETRGFRHLVPRLGLVPGLCVAVLAIGFATAGCAEDPVDRQTAELYRQGNLLYEGGKFTEASRTYERIIERGVRNGHVYYNLGNAYYKQDRIGLAILAYERANRLMPRDGDLHNNLDLAKDRTSDQIAGEVPWFGRQALDGVTVNEATVAATSAGFLASLTLVGFLFARRPRTRSATGYALLVSCLVLLMATGFLGIKIYDSLVNEEAIVLRPTAVVRTGPDASFEPVFTLHEGAKVQLVEHRDDWLRIRLPDGKNGWLSKDDIEGI; this is encoded by the coding sequence ATGCGCGCGGATGGCCTGCCGGTGTCCGCCTCGAAACCGGACCGGAGACCGGAAACAAGGGGTTTTCGACACCTGGTCCCAAGGCTGGGTTTGGTGCCGGGGTTATGTGTGGCCGTCCTGGCCATCGGATTCGCGACCGCCGGTTGCGCCGAAGACCCGGTGGACCGGCAGACCGCGGAGTTGTACCGTCAGGGCAACCTGCTGTACGAGGGCGGGAAATTCACGGAGGCCAGCCGGACGTACGAACGCATCATAGAACGCGGGGTACGCAATGGTCACGTGTACTACAATCTGGGGAACGCCTATTACAAGCAGGATCGGATCGGTCTGGCCATCCTGGCCTACGAGCGGGCCAACCGCCTCATGCCCAGGGACGGGGACCTGCACAACAACCTGGACCTCGCGAAGGACCGGACGTCGGACCAGATCGCGGGCGAAGTGCCGTGGTTCGGCCGGCAAGCGCTGGACGGCGTAACGGTGAACGAAGCCACGGTCGCCGCCACCTCGGCCGGTTTCCTCGCGTCGCTGACGCTGGTGGGCTTTCTGTTCGCAAGGCGGCCGCGCACGCGGTCCGCGACCGGTTACGCGCTCCTGGTCTCCTGCCTCGTGCTGTTGATGGCCACCGGGTTTCTGGGCATCAAGATCTACGACAGCCTGGTGAACGAGGAGGCGATCGTCCTGAGGCCGACGGCCGTGGTCAGAACGGGTCCCGACGCATCATTCGAACCGGTTTTCACGCTGCACGAAGGCGCCAAGGTCCAGCTGGTCGAACACCGGGACGACTGGCTCCGAATCCGCCTGCCGGACGGAAAGAACGGTTGGCTTTCAAAGGACGATATCGAGGGCATCTGA
- a CDS encoding protein BatD → MKRYMQTGLVVLLLLGARAVPGQEISVTAEVSRTRMTVDETLILTVSVSGSELGDVPKPVLADMQPFIVIGSTSSSSSSFNLVNGKLSSSRSVRFIYQLKPRSTGTFVIDAAEVTLDGVTHETTPITIEVTPAAPGSSQPGVTRAAPSGGSPSTAAGQSSAAGSSQDAAGTPDLEDTVYIRTNLDKRRAYLGEQVTVTYTLYTRLGLSNARYDVVPSYTGFWMEELFSAHHLDFKEEIIGGRRYAVSTLRMIALFPTVTGELTLEPLSMICDVQAERSRRSLFDSFLSDPFDTFFSNTRQIRVVSGEQTVQVLPLPREGRPDGFGNAVGDFSLKVMVDQATTEVNQPVTLTIELTGEGNLKIVEDPVLPPLGDFKEYQSGNRAEYASDRLRISGTKTWDHVLIPTVPGDHTIASLVFPFFDPDTDSYRVASTEPVTISVLPASGTQAAVVGTPRRSIVRQIREDIQYIKPETVYLGDQGEILFQSTWYLLLHVLPVAAILATVLYRSHAHRLRGDTGFARRRRARSTAHSLLRRSREQLKRGTLDQAFTGISNALYGYVADKCNLPTAGLTSPRVVELLRVRGVDVDTTALVRDCLDACDLARFAPTAHTAEHAGDLHDKARDGIESIESQLSRDR, encoded by the coding sequence ATGAAACGATATATGCAGACTGGTCTCGTCGTATTGCTGCTGCTCGGTGCCCGGGCCGTGCCAGGCCAGGAAATCTCGGTCACCGCCGAGGTGAGCCGTACCCGGATGACCGTCGACGAGACGCTGATCCTGACGGTTTCGGTTTCCGGGTCCGAACTGGGCGACGTCCCGAAACCCGTCCTGGCCGACATGCAGCCGTTTATCGTCATCGGCAGCACGTCTTCCTCCTCCTCCAGCTTCAATCTGGTGAACGGCAAACTGTCCTCTTCCAGGTCCGTGCGGTTCATCTACCAGTTGAAACCCCGGAGTACGGGCACCTTCGTCATCGACGCGGCCGAAGTGACGCTTGACGGCGTCACCCACGAAACGACGCCGATCACGATCGAGGTTACGCCGGCCGCCCCCGGTTCTTCGCAACCGGGCGTAACCCGTGCCGCGCCGTCCGGCGGTTCACCGTCCACGGCCGCGGGTCAGTCCTCGGCCGCGGGTTCCTCGCAGGATGCCGCGGGCACACCGGACCTGGAAGATACGGTCTACATCCGGACCAACCTGGACAAGCGGCGGGCCTACCTGGGTGAGCAGGTGACGGTGACCTATACGCTGTACACCCGCCTGGGCCTGTCGAACGCCCGTTACGACGTAGTCCCCTCCTACACAGGCTTCTGGATGGAGGAACTCTTCTCCGCCCATCACCTCGACTTCAAGGAAGAGATCATCGGCGGCCGGAGGTACGCCGTTTCAACGCTGCGTATGATCGCCCTGTTCCCTACCGTAACGGGGGAACTGACCCTCGAGCCGCTGTCGATGATCTGTGACGTGCAGGCCGAACGCTCCCGCAGAAGCCTTTTTGACAGCTTTCTGTCCGATCCTTTCGACACGTTTTTCTCGAATACGCGTCAGATCAGGGTGGTGTCCGGCGAGCAGACCGTGCAGGTGCTGCCGCTGCCGCGCGAGGGTCGCCCCGACGGTTTCGGCAACGCGGTGGGCGACTTCTCGCTCAAGGTTATGGTGGATCAGGCCACCACGGAAGTGAACCAGCCCGTGACGCTGACGATCGAGCTGACCGGAGAAGGCAATCTGAAGATCGTCGAGGATCCTGTTCTGCCGCCGCTCGGTGATTTCAAGGAATACCAGTCCGGCAACCGGGCGGAATACGCGTCAGACAGGCTGCGGATTTCCGGTACCAAGACCTGGGATCACGTGCTCATCCCCACGGTACCCGGCGACCATACCATCGCTTCGCTTGTCTTTCCGTTCTTCGATCCCGACACGGACTCCTATCGGGTTGCATCGACCGAACCGGTAACGATTTCCGTCCTGCCGGCCAGCGGAACGCAGGCGGCCGTCGTCGGCACGCCGCGCAGATCGATCGTCCGGCAGATCCGTGAAGATATCCAGTACATCAAGCCCGAAACGGTTTACCTGGGCGACCAGGGCGAGATCCTGTTCCAGTCGACCTGGTACCTGCTGCTGCATGTCCTGCCTGTCGCGGCGATCCTGGCGACGGTCCTGTACCGGTCCCACGCCCATCGCCTGCGGGGCGACACCGGTTTTGCCCGGCGGCGCCGGGCGAGAAGTACCGCCCACAGCCTGCTGCGACGGTCCCGGGAGCAGCTGAAACGGGGCACGCTTGACCAGGCCTTCACCGGCATTTCAAACGCGTTGTACGGTTACGTCGCCGACAAGTGCAACCTGCCGACGGCCGGCCTGACGTCGCCGCGCGTCGTCGAACTGCTCAGGGTACGGGGCGTGGACGTAGACACGACTGCGCTGGTCAGGGACTGCCTGGACGCCTGCGACCTGGCCCGGTTCGCCCCGACGGCGCATACGGCGGAACACGCCGGTGACCTGCACGACAAGGCCCGGGACGGTATCGAATCCATCGAATCCCAGTTATCCCGAGACCGTTGA
- the asd gene encoding aspartate-semialdehyde dehydrogenase: MSTNEIKVGVLGATGAVGQRFVQLLEDHPWFRITAVAASERSAGKPYAEAVTWRLDTPVPEAVRALPVALCEPGLDCDLVFSGLDSAVAGPIEAAFAAADYAVVSNSKNHRMDEDVPLLVPEVNGDHCAIIDYQRKRRGYDRGFIATNPNCSTIGLTMALKPIVERFGIRQVAVTTLQALSGAGYPGVPSLEILDNVLPYIGEEEDKMERETLKLLGRFRDNRIEHAGIVVSAQCNRVHVQDGHMECVSVALETKTDTNGLAEALRNHRGPPQELGLPFAPARPVIVREEPDRPQPRMDRDAENGMAVTVGRIRPCPVLDMKFVVLSHNTVRGAAGTSILNAEFLRTQGYLD, encoded by the coding sequence ATGTCGACGAATGAAATCAAAGTAGGGGTCCTTGGCGCTACCGGAGCGGTCGGGCAGCGGTTCGTCCAGTTGCTCGAAGACCATCCGTGGTTCAGGATAACCGCCGTCGCGGCCTCGGAGAGGTCGGCCGGCAAACCCTACGCGGAAGCCGTGACCTGGCGGCTGGACACGCCGGTCCCGGAGGCCGTGCGCGCGCTGCCCGTTGCGCTGTGCGAACCGGGACTGGACTGCGACCTGGTGTTCTCGGGCCTGGATTCCGCGGTGGCCGGCCCGATCGAGGCGGCCTTCGCGGCGGCCGACTACGCCGTCGTCAGTAATTCGAAGAACCACCGCATGGACGAGGACGTACCGCTGCTCGTTCCCGAGGTCAACGGGGACCATTGCGCGATCATCGACTATCAGCGCAAACGCAGGGGGTATGACCGCGGGTTCATCGCGACCAATCCGAACTGCTCTACCATCGGCCTTACGATGGCGCTCAAGCCGATCGTCGAACGTTTTGGCATACGGCAGGTCGCGGTCACCACCCTGCAGGCCCTGTCCGGAGCCGGCTACCCGGGCGTTCCCTCCCTCGAGATCCTCGATAACGTGCTTCCATACATCGGGGAAGAAGAAGACAAGATGGAGCGGGAAACCCTGAAGCTGCTGGGCAGGTTCAGGGATAACCGGATCGAGCATGCCGGGATCGTCGTCAGCGCGCAGTGCAACCGGGTACACGTCCAGGACGGTCACATGGAATGCGTTTCCGTCGCTCTGGAGACCAAGACCGATACGAACGGTCTCGCCGAGGCGTTGCGCAACCACCGGGGACCGCCCCAGGAACTCGGCCTTCCCTTCGCTCCCGCCCGCCCGGTCATCGTACGCGAGGAACCGGACCGGCCGCAGCCGAGGATGGACCGCGACGCCGAAAACGGCATGGCCGTGACGGTGGGCCGGATCCGGCCCTGTCCGGTGCTGGACATGAAATTCGTGGTACTTTCACACAACACCGTCCGGGGGGCCGCGGGTACGTCCATCCTGAACGCGGAGTTCCTGCGGACCCAGGGATACCTGGATTGA
- a CDS encoding aspartate kinase: MIVMKFGGTSVGGVEAIRQVVEIVAMYREHNTVVVLSAMSKVTDALRAMAAQACEGTEPTASLSALRKRHDETISALAEGEERKRALEVCAGLIDELSGILHGITLLRELSPRSADLVSSFGERLSVVVVSAALRSAGLSSLPVDAREYVKTNERYTEAEVNFAETERRLSAGLAPMVKGGRIPIVTGFIGSTDEGVTTTLGRGASDYTASLVASALHAEEVWIWTDVDGAMTADPRIVEDARVLKEISYLEASEMSYFGAKVLHPMTMLPAVKQEIPIRIRNTFRTESSGTLITSRTCAAPLGVKAVTSIDRLCLIMVEGTSLSRTPDTHARLFKTTADRKTQVVMITQASSEHDICLAVGEGDGPGTVQALKEEFRHEVAEGSLEEISVQSDLAVVAVVGGGMKGTPGIAARTFGILGEHGINIIAIAQGSSELNISFIIGRDDLRKTVQLVHASFGLGGNGDFELD; this comes from the coding sequence ATGATCGTCATGAAATTCGGCGGCACTTCCGTGGGCGGCGTGGAGGCCATTCGACAAGTCGTCGAGATCGTCGCAATGTACCGCGAACACAATACGGTGGTGGTCCTGTCCGCCATGAGCAAGGTGACCGACGCCCTTCGCGCCATGGCGGCGCAGGCCTGCGAGGGTACGGAACCCACGGCTTCCCTCTCGGCGCTGAGGAAACGCCACGACGAGACGATCAGCGCCCTGGCCGAAGGAGAAGAGCGGAAACGGGCCCTCGAGGTTTGTGCCGGGCTCATCGACGAACTGTCCGGCATCCTGCACGGCATCACGCTGCTCAGGGAGCTTTCCCCACGGTCGGCCGACCTGGTCAGTTCCTTCGGCGAGCGCCTTTCCGTCGTCGTCGTCTCGGCCGCGCTCAGGTCGGCCGGCCTGTCGTCCCTGCCCGTCGACGCGCGGGAGTATGTGAAGACGAACGAGCGCTACACCGAGGCGGAGGTGAATTTCGCCGAGACGGAACGGCGGCTTTCGGCGGGCCTGGCGCCGATGGTTAAGGGCGGCCGCATTCCGATCGTTACGGGGTTTATCGGATCCACCGACGAAGGCGTGACCACGACCCTCGGCCGGGGCGCTTCGGATTATACCGCCTCCCTGGTCGCCAGTGCGCTGCACGCGGAGGAAGTATGGATCTGGACGGACGTGGACGGCGCGATGACGGCCGATCCGAGGATCGTCGAGGACGCCCGCGTCCTCAAGGAGATTTCGTATCTCGAGGCCTCGGAGATGTCCTATTTCGGTGCCAAGGTGCTCCATCCCATGACCATGCTGCCCGCGGTGAAACAGGAGATTCCCATCCGGATACGGAACACCTTCCGGACGGAAAGCAGTGGTACGCTCATCACGTCGCGGACCTGTGCCGCACCGCTGGGCGTGAAGGCCGTAACGAGTATCGACCGGCTCTGCCTGATCATGGTGGAGGGCACCAGCCTGAGCCGAACGCCGGATACCCACGCGCGGCTGTTCAAGACTACGGCGGACCGCAAGACCCAGGTCGTCATGATTACGCAGGCTTCTTCGGAACACGACATCTGCCTGGCCGTCGGCGAAGGAGACGGCCCGGGAACGGTCCAGGCGCTGAAGGAGGAATTCCGCCACGAGGTCGCCGAAGGCAGCCTGGAGGAGATCTCGGTTCAATCCGACCTGGCCGTGGTGGCCGTGGTCGGCGGCGGCATGAAGGGTACCCCGGGCATCGCGGCCCGCACGTTCGGCATTCTCGGCGAACACGGAATAAACATTATCGCCATCGCCCAGGGATCGTCGGAGCTGAACATTTCATTCATCATCGGTCGGGACGACCTGCGAAAGACCGTTCAACTGGTGCACGCGTCCTTCGGACTGGGAGGGAACGGAGATTTTGAGCTCGATTAA
- a CDS encoding tetratricopeptide repeat protein, whose product MEPDTMSAILVILLFLGWQPAAKNARGNELYQQEKYDEALAAYDEALAEDGENPALHYNRGNALYRSEQYPSAVQAFVNALDGEAPVGGRARYNMGNSLYRMGRLEESIEAYKAGLRIEPDDIDMKYNLEYVMRQLQQQEEQESRNGRDRREDQANQDGQDNREDPGDRNNGGPEPDEEESPEAQPPPREGELSRAEAERLLNALNRDEQDIQRRLRRQQATQVNPEKDW is encoded by the coding sequence ATGGAACCCGATACCATGAGCGCAATCCTGGTCATCCTGTTGTTTCTCGGCTGGCAGCCGGCCGCGAAGAACGCCCGCGGAAACGAACTGTATCAACAGGAAAAATACGATGAGGCGCTGGCGGCTTATGACGAGGCGCTGGCGGAGGACGGCGAGAACCCGGCACTGCATTACAACCGGGGCAACGCGCTGTACCGCTCCGAGCAGTATCCCTCGGCCGTACAGGCCTTCGTGAACGCGCTGGACGGCGAGGCGCCGGTTGGTGGCCGGGCCCGGTACAACATGGGAAACAGCCTCTATCGCATGGGACGGCTGGAGGAGTCCATCGAGGCCTACAAGGCGGGCCTGCGGATTGAGCCGGACGATATCGACATGAAATACAACCTGGAATACGTAATGCGGCAGCTTCAGCAGCAGGAGGAACAGGAAAGCAGGAACGGGCGGGACCGGCGGGAGGACCAGGCCAACCAGGATGGCCAGGACAACCGGGAAGACCCGGGCGACCGGAACAACGGGGGACCGGAACCCGATGAAGAGGAAAGCCCGGAAGCGCAGCCGCCGCCCCGGGAGGGGGAACTGAGCAGGGCGGAGGCGGAACGCCTGCTGAACGCCCTGAACAGGGACGAGCAGGACATCCAGCGCCGGCTGCGCAGACAACAGGCCACGCAGGTCAATCCGGAGAAAGACTGGTAA
- a CDS encoding VWA domain-containing protein encodes MQFAQPEFLYLLAAAPLLVLFYAARFRRRRESLRQLGEPELIGRLSRSTVARRQSVKAALVLLALVCFVLALARPQFGTRSETVRQTGFSVMVALDVSNSMLAEDVRPNRLVRGKYAVRSLAGKLRNDRIGLVVFAGSAFLQCPLTTDYSIVELFLNGIDTRTVGTQGTAIAEALRIAGRSFRQDHKGNKAVVLITDGEDHQEDPLPVASEMAAQGVRVFVVGIGTPQGVPIPVTDEDGRVAGHMRDRSGAVVMSRLDESTLEQIAETTGGAYYRATPGGDEMDLVYDTIASLEKAEFESREFTQYVERFQYILFFGLLLLVADTVIRDRGLLDES; translated from the coding sequence ATGCAGTTTGCACAACCTGAATTCCTCTATCTCCTGGCGGCCGCACCCCTGCTCGTCCTGTTCTACGCCGCGCGGTTCCGGCGCAGGCGCGAATCCCTCAGGCAGCTGGGAGAACCGGAACTGATCGGCAGGCTGTCCCGTTCAACCGTGGCGAGAAGGCAGTCGGTCAAGGCGGCCCTCGTGCTCCTCGCCCTGGTCTGTTTCGTTCTGGCCCTCGCCCGGCCGCAGTTCGGGACCCGGTCCGAAACCGTGCGCCAGACCGGGTTCTCGGTCATGGTCGCGCTGGACGTTTCCAACAGCATGCTGGCCGAGGATGTCCGGCCGAACCGCCTCGTACGCGGCAAATACGCCGTCCGATCCCTGGCAGGGAAGCTTCGGAACGACCGGATCGGTCTGGTGGTATTCGCCGGGTCCGCTTTTCTCCAGTGTCCGCTGACCACCGACTACAGCATCGTGGAGCTTTTCCTGAACGGCATCGATACCCGGACCGTGGGTACCCAGGGTACGGCCATCGCGGAGGCGTTGCGCATCGCGGGCCGGTCGTTTCGGCAGGATCACAAGGGGAACAAGGCCGTCGTGCTGATCACCGACGGAGAAGACCACCAGGAAGACCCGCTTCCCGTCGCCTCGGAGATGGCGGCCCAGGGGGTTCGCGTCTTCGTGGTGGGTATCGGCACGCCGCAGGGCGTACCCATACCGGTTACGGACGAGGACGGCAGGGTCGCCGGCCACATGCGGGACCGGTCCGGCGCAGTGGTCATGAGCCGGCTGGACGAGTCTACGCTGGAACAAATCGCGGAAACGACCGGAGGGGCCTACTACAGAGCTACGCCCGGTGGAGACGAGATGGACCTGGTATACGACACCATCGCGTCACTGGAGAAGGCGGAGTTCGAGAGCAGAGAATTTACGCAGTACGTCGAACGTTTCCAATATATATTGTTCTTCGGCCTGCTGCTCCTGGTTGCGGACACCGTGATCCGGGACCGTGGCCTGCTCGACGAATCGTAG